DNA sequence from the Thermodesulfobacteriota bacterium genome:
TTTGGTTCATCGTCTCTTTGAGAACTTGACTGAGTTTGAAGTTGAGGACCCTCCTTCTTGGAATAACCATTTCTTCGCCCGTCTTCGGATTCCTCCCTTTTCTCTCCTTTTTGTCTTTGAGGACAAAGTTTCCGAAACCGGAAATCTTAACATTTTCTCCCTTTGATAAAGTCTCTTTAATTATATCGAAGACAGAATCGACGATATTTGCACATTCTCTCTTGGAATATCCGAGTCTCTCATAGAGGTCGTTCACTATATCTGCCTTCGTCATAAAGACCCTCCTTAAGTCCTAAGAGAGACACCTTCGATCTGGGTAAGATCTTTTATTATCCTCTCCTGGATTGCGTCTATCTCCTCATCTCTGAGCGTCCCCTCATGGGACTGTAAAAAGACTCTGAATGTGACACTTCTTTTTTCCTTTCTAAAAACATCGAATACCGAAACTGAAGACACATAATCTGAGACATTCTTTATTTTTTCAATGAGGGATGAAACAGGGATCTCATCGTCTACAAAGAAAGAAAAATCTCTGAAGGCGTAAGGGTACTTTGATATTGGCTTAATCTTAAGCTCTATCTTTCCGTGTTCCAAGATATCGTCAAAGTCGATTTCTGCCATAAAGACTCTCTGC
Encoded proteins:
- a CDS encoding integration host factor subunit alpha — encoded protein: MTKADIVNDLYERLGYSKRECANIVDSVFDIIKETLSKGENVKISGFGNFVLKDKKERKGRNPKTGEEMVIPRRRVLNFKLSQVLKETMNQR